The Ascochyta rabiei chromosome 15, complete sequence genome window below encodes:
- a CDS encoding DNA helicase, which yields MAVPITTIAESKELRGLNLIAAHSHIRGLGVEPDTLEPKVSSQGLVGQEKARKAAAVILRMAQEGKIAGRAVLIAGPPSTGKTAIAMGMAQSLGADVPFTMLASSEIFSLEMSKTEALTQAFRKSIGVRITEESEVIEGEVVEIQIDRSVTGSNKQGKLTIKTTDMETIYDMGTKMIDAMTKEKVMAGDIISIDKASGKISKLGRSYTRSRDYDAMGIDTKFVQCPEGELQQRREVVHTVSLHEIDVINSRSQGFLALFSGDTGEIRSEVRDQINTKVAEWKEEGKAVIVPGVLFIDEVHMLDIECFSFINRALEDELAPIVIMASNRGNTQIRGTDYRSPHGLPLDFLDRVVIVSTHAYNSEEMQQIISIRAQEEEVDISPDALALLTKIGLETGLRYASNLITTSDLVRKKRQGPEVTVEDVQRSFSLFYDPKRSVKFVSESEKRLIGNAGDVSFTVTNGTEAMDVS from the exons ATGGCCGTC CCCATTACCACCATCGCCGAGAGCAAGGAGCTCCGTGGCCTCAACCTCATCGCGGCGCACTCGCACATCCGCGGCCTGGGCGTCGAGCCGGACACGCTCGAACCGAAGGTATCGTCGCAGGGACTCGTGGGGCAAGAAAAGGCACGCAAGGCCGCAGCCGTGATCCTGAGAATGGCTCAGGAAGGGAAAATTGCAGGACGCGCAGTCCTGATCGCTGGCCCGCCAAGTACAGGAAAGACAGCCATCGCAATGGGCATGGCGCAGTCGCTGGGGGCGGATGTGCCGTTCACCATGCTGGCATCATCTGAGATCTTCTCTCTGGAGATGTCTAAGACTGAGGCGCTCACACAGGCTTTTCGCAAGTCTATTGGCGTACGGATAACAGAAGAGAGCGAGGTCATTGAGGGCGAGGTCGTCGAGATTCAGATTGACCGCAGTGTCACAGGG AGCAACAAGCAAGGCAAACTCACTATCAAGACCACCGACATGGAGACGATCTACGACATGGGCACCAAGATGATTGACGCCATGACCAAGGAAAAGGTCATGGCAGGCGACATCATCTCGATCGACAAGGCGTCAGGCAAGATTTCGAAACTTGGTCGTTCCTACACACGATCGAGAGACTACGATGCGATGGGTATCGACACCAAGTTCGTGCAATGTCCCGAAGGCGAGCTCCAGCAACGGCGCGAGGTAGTGCACACTGTCAGTTTGCACGAGATCGACGTTATCAACTCGAGGTCACAAGGCTTTCTAGCCCTCTTCTCTGGTGATACAGGCGAGATCCGGAGCGAAGTGCGCGACCAGATCAACACCAAGGTGGCAGAGTGGAAGGAGGAGGGCAAGGCCGTCATAGTCCCTGGTGTGCTCTTCATCGACGAGGTCCACATGCTCGACATCGAGTGCTTCTCTTTTATCAACAGAGCTCTTGAAGACGAGCTGGCACCCATTGTCATCATGGCAAGCAACAGGGGCAACACACAGATCAGGGGAACCGACTACAGATCGCCGCACGGACTGCCGTTGGACTTTTTAGACCGGGTGGTGATTGTGAGCACACACGCATACAATTCTGAGGAGATGCAGCAGATCATCTCAATACGCGCACAGGAGGAGGAAGTCGACATTTCACCTGACGCGTTGGCGCTGCTGACCAAGATTGGTCTGGAGACCGGGCTGAGATACGCTAGCAACCTGATCACTACCTCGGACCTGGTGCGCAAGAAGAGGCAAGGGCCGGAGGTGACCGTCGAGGACGTCCAGCGCAGCTTCTCGCTCTTCTACGACCCTAAGCGAAGTGTCAAG TTTGTGAGCGAATCGGAGAAGCGTCTAATTGGCAATGCAGGTGACGTGTCATTCACCGTCACCAACGGTACCGAGGCTATGGATGTTTCATGA
- a CDS encoding mannosyltransferase codes for MAVLFASTLAAPTAQFDSSISSSNAPESDIVRRDGGDGKYFHEPGGDNTLGHYDKRYFHGIVSDEERRDTQKHMVRAYLDFFRINDLDTWIAHGTLLGWWWNGQRLPWDFDLDTQVSGATLHHLGEAYNQTNYSYTSDDEQVKRTYLLDVNPWIWQRERGDGKNIIDARWIDVRNGLFIDITGLSETHPDNQPGIWSCKNYHRYRTDELYPMRETMFEGVIAKVPYSYDKILTDEYKVSALVNTQFNGHEWNANAKIWEKTEETLRQEEEERRKKEEEEERRKKEEEEERRKKEEEEERKKKEEEGENKVVEQAQMA; via the exons ATGGCGGTGCTCTTCGCAAGCACATTAGCTGCACCAACAGCGCAATTTGACAGTTCGATAAGTTCATCAAACGCACCAGAGAGCGACATCGTACGGAGAGACGGTGGGGACGGCAAGTACTTTCATGAGCCCGG AGGTGATAATACACTCGGCCACTATGACAAGCGCTATTTCCACGGCATCGTTTCAGACGAGGAGCGAAGAGACACGCAGAAACACATGGTGCGCGCATACCTAGACTTTTTCCGCATCAACGATCTCGACACATGGATCGCTCACGGAACGCTACTAGGCTGGTGGTGGAATGGTCAG CGACTACCTTGGGACTTCGATCTCGATACCCAGGTCAGCGGCGCAACCCTCCACCATCTCGGCGAAGCCTACAATCAAACAAACTACTCCTACACCTCCGACGATGAACAAGTAAAACGCACATACCTCCTCGACGTCAATCCTTGGATCTGGCAACGTGAGCGCGGCGACGGTAAGAATATCATAGACGCGCGCTGGATCGACGTCCGCAACGGGCTATTCATCGATATCACTGGTCTCTCAGAGACACACCCCGACAACCAGCCCGGGATCTGGAGCTGCAAGAATTACCACCGTTACCGTACCGACGAGCTATATCCTATGCGCGAGACAATGTTCGAAGGCGTCATAGCCAAGGTGCCGTACAGCTACGACAAGATTTTGACAGATGAATACAAAGTGAGCGCACTGGTAAACACTCAGTTTAATGGACACGAGTGGAATGCAAATGCTAAAATATGGGAGAAGACGGAGGAGACGTTGAGgcaggaagaggaggaaagGAGAAAaaaggaagaagaggaggaaaggagaaagaaggaagaagaggaggaaaggagaaagaaggaagaagaggaggaaaggaaaaagaaggaagaagaaggggaGAATAAAGTTGTTGAGCAGGCACAGATGGCGTAG